From Draconibacterium halophilum, one genomic window encodes:
- a CDS encoding YitT family protein gives MAFLTKDKIFSKKWIQDNLLLVTGSFILATAFVFFVTPHKIVPGGVYGIAIVVHYLTAGVFSFWPEGIPVGTFALLIDIPLIIAGIKILGPRFGIKTITGSVLTAVFTDFLTLMRPDAKVPLVDDILLSCLFGGVLMGFGLGLIFKSRATSGGSDIIAMIIGKYTHIQIGRLMIYVDSVIVLFGLIAFGDWAIPLYSLIVIYICGKLIDTALEGVSYNKALIIVSRKHAEIKEKLLIDLERGGTYLNGEGMFTGEQKQIIYTVVSRREVAILQEFISKIDPDAFITVMDTKEILGEGFQSLNQKLNN, from the coding sequence ATGGCATTCTTAACAAAAGACAAAATTTTCAGTAAAAAGTGGATTCAGGACAACCTGCTTTTAGTCACCGGCTCATTTATATTGGCAACCGCTTTTGTATTTTTTGTTACACCACATAAAATTGTTCCCGGCGGTGTTTATGGTATTGCCATTGTAGTGCATTATTTAACAGCAGGCGTTTTCTCCTTTTGGCCCGAGGGAATACCGGTAGGTACTTTTGCACTATTGATTGACATTCCACTGATTATTGCCGGGATTAAAATTCTAGGACCACGTTTTGGAATTAAAACGATCACAGGTTCGGTGTTAACGGCTGTTTTCACTGATTTTCTTACTCTTATGCGCCCTGATGCAAAAGTTCCATTGGTGGACGATATTCTTTTATCTTGCTTATTTGGTGGCGTGCTGATGGGCTTCGGTTTAGGATTGATTTTTAAGTCGCGTGCTACTTCCGGCGGATCGGATATTATTGCCATGATCATTGGCAAATACACACACATACAGATTGGCAGACTGATGATTTATGTTGATTCGGTAATTGTTTTATTTGGATTAATTGCGTTTGGCGATTGGGCAATCCCACTCTACTCTTTAATTGTAATTTATATCTGTGGAAAACTGATTGACACTGCACTTGAAGGCGTCAGTTATAACAAAGCTCTTATTATTGTTTCGCGAAAACATGCAGAGATAAAAGAAAAACTGTTGATAGATTTGGAACGTGGCGGGACATACCTGAATGGAGAAGGCATGTTTACCGGAGAACAAAAACAGATTATTTATACGGTTGTTAGTCGACGCGAGGTAGCCATTTTACAGGAGTTTATCAGTAAAATTGATCCCGATGCATTTATTACCGTTATGGACACTAAAGAAATACTTGGCGAAGGCTTTCAGAGCCTAAATCAGAAACTTAACAATTAA